From the genome of Acidobacteriota bacterium, one region includes:
- a CDS encoding DUF72 domain-containing protein: MGKEGIIEPSLKGRVKIGTAGWSYPDWEGVVFPKKKGRGFDPLAYLADYLDVVEVNVTFYRMIPAEMARDWVSRVRGKEDFSFTVKLFRGFTHERELATKEQEEEFKRGISPLAEGERLDAILIQFPWSFKNTEENREYLLSLIHRFREYPLTVEVRHSSWDHPGSYTLLREKGVSFCNIDQPVFAHSLSPTSEVTAQVAYVRLHGQNYDDWFRDDAERDERYNYFYSREELYPWLKRIVKMAKRAEKTIVITNNHYRGQAVANALEIKSLLFGEKVRVPEPLLSSFPRLLDISKEGPAQPSLF; this comes from the coding sequence ATGGGAAAAGAAGGGATAATTGAGCCATCCCTCAAGGGGAGGGTGAAGATCGGCACCGCTGGCTGGTCCTATCCCGATTGGGAAGGGGTAGTCTTTCCGAAGAAGAAGGGGCGAGGGTTTGATCCACTTGCCTACCTTGCGGACTATCTCGATGTGGTTGAGGTGAATGTAACCTTTTATCGGATGATACCCGCGGAGATGGCTCGAGATTGGGTTAGCCGAGTAAGGGGGAAGGAGGACTTTAGCTTTACGGTGAAGCTTTTTCGCGGTTTTACCCATGAGCGAGAACTTGCCACTAAGGAGCAAGAGGAGGAATTCAAACGGGGAATCTCTCCCCTCGCTGAAGGAGAGAGGCTTGATGCCATCTTGATCCAGTTCCCTTGGTCATTCAAGAATACCGAGGAAAATAGGGAGTACCTTCTCTCCCTTATACATCGGTTCCGGGAGTACCCCTTGACAGTGGAGGTAAGGCATTCTTCTTGGGATCATCCAGGTTCGTACACCCTATTAAGGGAGAAGGGTGTTTCTTTCTGCAATATTGACCAACCGGTATTCGCCCATTCCCTTTCTCCCACTTCTGAGGTGACCGCGCAGGTGGCTTATGTTCGGCTCCATGGCCAGAATTACGATGACTGGTTTCGGGATGATGCGGAGAGGGATGAGCGGTACAACTATTTTTATAGCCGAGAGGAGCTTTATCCCTGGCTTAAGCGGATCGTGAAGATGGCAAAGAGGGCGGAAAAAACGATAGTTATCACCAACAATCACTACCGGGGGCAGGCAGTGGCGAACGCTCTTGAGATAAAAAGCCTCCTCTTTGGGGAGAAGGTGAGGGTTCCTGAGCCCCTTCTTTCCTCCTTTCCCCGGCTTCTCGACATCTCTAAGGAAGGACCGGCTCAACCGAGCCTGTTTTGA
- a CDS encoding B12-binding domain-containing radical SAM protein — MSGKKILLINPWIYDFAAYDLWVKPVGLLYLSSFLRKFGYETKIIDCLDRLHPELLAREEKSKPQGKDDGRGKFHREEVEKPRLLSNVPRRYARYGLPLDIFEAELDKVGRPSAVLITSMMTYWYPGVVQAIKMVKKRFPDVPVVLGGVYATLLPHHAKEVTGADFIIRGPGEVPALRLVDELLGRERDFSISAELDSLPYPDYDGVCVGPFLPILTSRGCPLSCSFCASRLLFSPFRQRDPSRVIEEIEYYKERYRIQHLVFYDDALLVNSKRHIEVILKGIIDRRLNLKLHTPNGLSPRMMTSELAFLMKEAGFITVRLSLETADPKRQKAIGGKVANEDFERALRFLSDAGFAREGIEVYLMMGLPGQRLREVVESIVYVNSLGAKVRLASYSPIPGTADWEKAVALGLIADDADPLLHNNTIVPTGGDEFSLEVCSKLRKYANLLNRGLDSEENISIPTFLKEFLNGKRRDN, encoded by the coding sequence TTGTCGGGAAAAAAGATCCTTCTCATTAACCCGTGGATCTACGACTTCGCCGCCTACGATCTCTGGGTGAAGCCGGTGGGGCTTCTTTATCTTTCCTCTTTTCTTAGAAAGTTCGGCTATGAAACGAAGATAATCGACTGCCTCGACCGCCTCCACCCTGAGCTACTCGCTCGGGAGGAAAAAAGCAAGCCGCAGGGTAAAGACGATGGAAGGGGTAAGTTCCACCGAGAAGAGGTGGAAAAGCCAAGGTTGCTCTCCAATGTGCCGAGAAGGTATGCTCGTTATGGGCTTCCACTCGATATATTCGAGGCAGAGCTCGATAAGGTAGGAAGACCTTCCGCCGTTCTTATTACCTCGATGATGACCTACTGGTATCCGGGAGTGGTTCAGGCGATAAAGATGGTGAAGAAGAGGTTCCCCGATGTTCCAGTGGTGCTCGGGGGCGTTTATGCCACCCTTTTACCTCATCATGCCAAGGAGGTGACCGGTGCCGATTTCATCATAAGGGGTCCTGGGGAGGTTCCTGCGCTTAGGTTGGTTGATGAGCTCTTGGGGCGAGAAAGGGATTTTTCGATCTCAGCTGAGCTTGATTCCCTCCCCTATCCCGATTACGATGGGGTGTGCGTTGGTCCTTTTCTTCCCATATTGACCTCTCGGGGCTGCCCCCTTTCCTGCAGTTTTTGCGCCTCGAGGCTTCTTTTCTCCCCTTTCCGCCAGCGAGATCCTTCTCGGGTTATCGAGGAGATCGAGTATTATAAAGAGCGATATAGGATACAGCATCTCGTGTTTTACGACGATGCCCTTCTCGTTAATTCAAAGAGGCATATAGAGGTGATCCTCAAGGGGATTATCGATCGAAGGTTGAACCTGAAGCTTCACACCCCAAACGGGCTTTCCCCAAGGATGATGACCTCTGAGCTTGCTTTCCTGATGAAGGAGGCGGGCTTCATCACTGTACGATTAAGCTTGGAGACGGCGGACCCGAAGAGGCAGAAGGCGATCGGGGGGAAGGTGGCGAATGAGGATTTTGAGCGAGCGTTGAGGTTCCTCTCCGATGCCGGTTTTGCTCGGGAGGGGATAGAGGTTTATCTGATGATGGGGCTTCCAGGGCAGAGACTTCGCGAGGTGGTGGAGAGCATCGTTTATGTGAACTCGCTTGGGGCTAAGGTGAGGCTTGCCTCGTACTCTCCGATACCGGGAACAGCCGATTGGGAAAAGGCGGTCGCACTCGGGCTTATTGCGGATGATGCCGATCCCCTTCTTCACAACAATACGATAGTACCAACCGGTGGGGATGAGTTTTCCCTTGAGGTTTGCTCTAAGCTGAGAAAATATGCTAATCTTTTAAACAGGGGGCTTGATTCCGAGGAGAATATTTCGATCCCCACTTTTTTAAAGGAGTTTCTGAATGGGAAAAGAAGGGATAATTGA
- a CDS encoding thermonuclease family protein — MRSNNLEEKKLGKGYLIFILLFFLFTPTPKEGRYRVLKVYDGDSILLRFPDGSVEKVRYIGIDAPERFQPYHSVARKKNWELLRKGEIRLEFDVKKRDRYGRILAYVYAGKIMINAEMLRLGLARVYYDKENTRYLELFKKLEEEARKKHLGIWKKRRYRW; from the coding sequence ATGCGGTCAAATAATCTTGAGGAGAAGAAGCTGGGAAAGGGTTATTTAATATTTATCCTCCTATTTTTTCTTTTCACCCCCACTCCCAAAGAAGGGCGTTATCGGGTACTGAAGGTCTATGATGGAGATAGCATTCTCCTCCGTTTCCCAGACGGGAGTGTGGAGAAGGTTCGCTATATAGGGATAGATGCTCCGGAGCGATTTCAACCCTACCATTCGGTAGCGAGGAAGAAAAATTGGGAACTTCTCCGAAAGGGGGAGATAAGGCTTGAGTTCGATGTGAAAAAACGGGATAGATACGGAAGGATACTTGCCTATGTATATGCGGGGAAGATTATGATAAACGCCGAGATGCTGAGACTTGGACTCGCCCGGGTCTATTACGACAAGGAGAATACCCGCTATCTTGAGCTCTTCAAAAAACTGGAGGAGGAGGCAAGGAAAAAACATTTAGGTATCTGGAAGAAGAGGAGGTATCGCTGGTGA
- a CDS encoding SUMF1/EgtB/PvdO family nonheme iron enzyme, whose translation MKEERIVCPHCKTENVADAKFCKECGLPLKGEIDEEAETLPIGKTERKRARKKKEEAITTEGLELGKRYKIIRKIGEGGMGAVYEAEDNILNVRVALKVLLPQLTSDEEVRERFKRELLVTRNLSHKNIVRVFDIGEGTLGDAPVLYISMELLRGTTLKRKIEDEGALEMNQAINIIKQLCSALEEAHKSGVVHRDVKPQNIFLDERNQVKLVDFGIARVGGTKHLTATGYTYGTPDYMAPEQADPKQEVDYRADLYSLGVVIYEMFTGELPFKGETPLKVIMQHLKEPPPPPRSVKPDLPIWIERIILKAMEKEKEKRYQSAMEIVKDFLIQRFLEESREKRYRSEAEIIEDLRSTIVAEEKPETKEEKENVKRLERMMERELREEAKFKELIRREERKAASLRIMVFTIALFVALSGLVLYYFMAIRGKKSLPQPAKMEAVAYFKQHGVMPLYYDENIPVSEKVRKLRKKAELAIKEGKIVEPDNDCALRYLNDILFYEPTDQYAQATKEKLAAHLLVQGDEALAQGEKEKAKKSYLSYLEIFPKNKEVKSRLALLNPSPTEEKPEKATSSQPSLSPSSPKSIEELFTELETIFNKRDYFTSRRLVEEILAKDPENPIALDYLKKINQAEERLVRLRAEAKNLLESGIYYQAEKKATEILKENPEDNEARQILSEARRRRARIPKDMVLIPASSFLMGSPSPSAGEKPMRKVYLKSFLIDKYEVTNQKYFRFISATGHRIPFVYANWAQPYNWRGGHFPEGKENYPVVLVSYADALAYANWAGKRLPTEAEWEKAARYLDGRNYPWGNIFKPGYANSAEMGINVPVRVGSFPQGVSFYGVFDMAGNVWEWTSDWFSNGHSFRVIKGGSFLEGKAKLLTYAREGERPSAMRIDVGFRCVRDVR comes from the coding sequence ATGAAGGAAGAAAGGATAGTTTGTCCTCATTGTAAAACAGAGAATGTAGCCGACGCCAAATTCTGCAAGGAATGTGGTCTTCCCTTAAAGGGCGAAATAGATGAAGAAGCAGAAACCCTCCCCATAGGTAAGACCGAAAGAAAAAGGGCGAGGAAGAAAAAAGAGGAAGCAATCACAACAGAAGGGCTTGAATTAGGGAAGAGATATAAGATAATCCGGAAGATCGGCGAAGGAGGGATGGGTGCGGTCTATGAGGCGGAGGACAACATCCTCAATGTCAGGGTGGCACTAAAGGTGCTCCTCCCCCAACTTACCTCTGATGAAGAGGTCCGTGAGCGATTCAAGAGAGAGCTCTTGGTTACCCGAAACCTCTCTCATAAAAACATCGTCCGGGTATTCGACATCGGCGAGGGAACGCTTGGCGATGCTCCGGTACTTTACATATCGATGGAACTTCTCAGAGGGACGACCCTTAAGCGGAAGATAGAGGATGAGGGAGCGCTCGAAATGAACCAGGCGATAAACATCATCAAACAGCTCTGTTCCGCTTTGGAAGAAGCTCATAAATCAGGGGTGGTGCATCGGGATGTAAAGCCTCAGAACATCTTCCTCGACGAGCGGAATCAGGTGAAGCTGGTGGACTTCGGCATCGCTCGGGTTGGGGGAACAAAGCACCTCACCGCCACTGGATATACCTATGGTACCCCCGATTATATGGCACCAGAACAGGCGGACCCAAAACAGGAGGTGGATTACAGAGCTGATCTCTACTCTTTGGGAGTGGTGATATACGAGATGTTTACCGGAGAACTCCCATTTAAGGGGGAGACCCCGCTAAAGGTGATTATGCAACACTTGAAAGAACCGCCACCTCCTCCCCGCTCGGTAAAGCCAGATCTCCCCATCTGGATAGAACGGATCATCTTAAAAGCAATGGAGAAAGAAAAGGAGAAACGGTATCAGAGCGCAATGGAGATAGTGAAGGACTTCCTTATCCAAAGGTTTCTCGAGGAGAGTAGAGAGAAAAGGTATAGAAGCGAGGCAGAGATAATCGAAGACTTGAGAAGCACCATAGTTGCTGAAGAAAAACCGGAGACAAAAGAAGAAAAAGAGAATGTAAAAAGACTGGAAAGAATGATGGAACGGGAGCTCCGGGAGGAAGCGAAGTTCAAGGAGCTCATCCGGAGGGAGGAAAGAAAGGCAGCCTCCCTCCGTATTATGGTGTTCACCATCGCCCTCTTCGTTGCCCTTTCTGGGTTGGTACTTTATTACTTTATGGCGATAAGGGGGAAGAAGTCTCTCCCTCAGCCGGCTAAGATGGAGGCGGTCGCTTATTTTAAGCAACATGGGGTGATGCCCCTCTACTACGATGAGAACATTCCGGTCTCGGAGAAGGTGAGAAAGCTCAGAAAGAAGGCTGAGTTGGCAATAAAAGAGGGGAAGATTGTTGAGCCAGATAATGATTGTGCCCTTCGCTATCTAAACGATATCCTCTTCTACGAACCAACCGACCAATACGCCCAGGCCACAAAGGAAAAGCTTGCTGCCCACCTTCTGGTTCAGGGGGATGAGGCGCTGGCACAGGGGGAGAAGGAAAAAGCAAAAAAGAGTTATCTCTCCTATCTGGAGATATTCCCCAAAAATAAAGAGGTTAAAAGTAGGCTGGCTTTACTTAATCCATCTCCAACCGAGGAAAAGCCTGAAAAAGCAACCTCTTCCCAACCATCTCTTTCCCCTTCCTCACCGAAAAGCATCGAGGAACTCTTCACCGAGCTCGAAACCATTTTCAATAAAAGGGACTACTTCACCTCCCGAAGATTGGTAGAGGAGATACTCGCCAAGGACCCAGAAAATCCCATCGCTCTTGACTATTTAAAGAAGATAAACCAAGCGGAGGAGCGGTTGGTGAGGCTACGAGCGGAAGCCAAGAACCTTCTCGAAAGTGGTATCTACTATCAGGCGGAGAAAAAGGCTACCGAGATCCTAAAGGAGAACCCCGAAGATAACGAAGCAAGGCAGATACTTTCGGAAGCAAGAAGAAGGAGGGCAAGGATCCCCAAGGATATGGTACTGATACCCGCCTCCTCCTTCCTTATGGGTTCTCCCAGCCCTAGCGCTGGAGAAAAACCGATGAGGAAGGTCTATCTAAAATCTTTCCTCATAGACAAATATGAGGTTACCAACCAAAAGTACTTCCGGTTCATCTCAGCAACCGGGCACCGAATCCCCTTCGTTTACGCCAATTGGGCACAACCTTACAACTGGCGAGGAGGACACTTCCCTGAAGGGAAAGAGAATTATCCGGTAGTACTGGTGAGCTATGCCGATGCCTTGGCATACGCCAACTGGGCGGGGAAAAGACTTCCTACTGAGGCAGAATGGGAAAAGGCGGCTCGCTATCTTGATGGACGGAATTATCCTTGGGGAAATATCTTCAAACCCGGCTATGCCAATTCAGCAGAGATGGGGATCAACGTTCCAGTAAGAGTAGGTAGTTTTCCTCAAGGGGTGAGCTTTTACGGTGTATTCGATATGGCGGGAAATGTCTGGGAGTGGACCAGCGATTGGTTCTCCAATGGCCACTCATTCCGGGTGATAAAGGGAGGGTCCTTCCTCGAAGGTAAGGCAAAACTATTAACCTATGCCCGGGAAGGAGAACGACCGAGCGCCATGCGGATAGATGTTGGATTTCGTTGTGTGAGGGATGTCAGGTAG
- the tadA gene encoding Flp pilus assembly complex ATPase component TadA, with translation MANEEIDREERDKKVITSKKKLGDLLLEAGLITVDQLNTGLELQQKTKKRLGQALIDLKFVTEEDIAVILALQLKIPVVDIHNTPVEPEAVELLPEKFAKKYTCLPIKVENKTLTLAMADPLDLNAIDDIRFITGYEVKPVVSTPSEIIEGIKKFYHIEDSIKDFAGDIMLDSAGIEVIEEEKEEEEEETIREEQAPFVKMVDLIIKDAIHKRASDIHIEPQREAVQIRHRIDGFLQDVIKLPKWSQAILVQRVKILANMNITEKRLPQDGKVRAKVGRKEVDLRVSTLPTHYGEKVVIRILDQSEAMLNLENLGFSDYNEEKLRSFIERAEGMILVTGPTGSGKSSTLYACLNELKSETVNIITVEDPIEYDLTGVNQVQINEKVGLTFAYVLRSILRQDPNIIMVGEIRDPETAEIAVQASLTGHLVFSTLHTNDAVSAISRMINLGVPPFLLASSLIGVVAQRLVRKVCPHCKTEYRPPRKILQNFNLDKKNIDFKFYRGKGCEFCNNTGYFGRTAIAEMLTISPRIRDLIHAGASDHAIREVALSEGFVTLTEDGIEKVKKGVTTIEEIFRVVGKKEDLVTICPNCKRSVSASFEACPFCGEPLGNVCENCGKALHIEWVVCPYCGTPVTKNTPT, from the coding sequence ATGGCTAACGAAGAAATAGATCGAGAAGAGAGAGATAAGAAGGTAATCACCTCGAAGAAGAAGTTGGGTGATCTCCTTCTCGAAGCTGGTCTTATCACTGTGGATCAGCTCAATACTGGCTTGGAGCTCCAACAAAAGACCAAGAAGAGATTGGGCCAGGCGTTAATCGATCTTAAGTTTGTGACGGAGGAGGATATTGCGGTCATCTTAGCCCTTCAGTTGAAGATCCCGGTAGTTGATATTCACAATACCCCGGTGGAGCCAGAGGCGGTGGAGCTCTTGCCGGAGAAGTTTGCCAAGAAGTATACCTGTCTTCCGATAAAGGTGGAGAACAAGACCCTTACCTTGGCGATGGCTGATCCTCTCGATCTAAATGCCATCGATGACATAAGGTTCATCACTGGTTATGAGGTAAAACCAGTGGTCTCCACCCCAAGTGAGATTATCGAAGGAATAAAGAAATTTTACCATATAGAAGATTCAATAAAGGATTTCGCCGGTGATATTATGCTTGATAGCGCTGGGATTGAGGTGATCGAAGAGGAGAAGGAGGAAGAGGAAGAGGAGACTATCCGTGAGGAGCAAGCCCCGTTTGTCAAGATGGTTGATCTCATAATAAAGGATGCCATCCACAAGCGGGCGAGCGATATTCATATTGAACCCCAACGAGAGGCGGTTCAGATAAGACACAGGATAGATGGTTTTCTTCAGGATGTGATCAAGCTCCCCAAGTGGTCCCAGGCGATCCTGGTGCAGCGAGTGAAGATATTAGCCAATATGAATATAACGGAAAAAAGGCTCCCCCAAGATGGAAAGGTGAGGGCTAAGGTGGGGAGGAAGGAGGTTGATCTCCGAGTATCTACTCTTCCCACCCATTACGGCGAAAAGGTGGTCATTCGGATCCTTGACCAGAGCGAGGCTATGCTCAACCTGGAGAACCTTGGTTTCTCCGATTATAATGAGGAGAAATTGAGGAGCTTCATCGAGCGGGCGGAAGGGATGATTTTGGTTACTGGTCCTACCGGTTCCGGAAAGTCATCCACCCTCTATGCCTGCCTAAATGAGCTCAAATCGGAAACGGTTAATATCATCACCGTTGAGGACCCCATTGAGTATGACCTCACTGGGGTTAACCAGGTTCAGATAAACGAGAAGGTAGGGCTTACCTTTGCTTATGTGCTTCGATCCATCCTGCGACAGGACCCGAATATCATTATGGTGGGGGAGATTCGTGACCCTGAAACAGCGGAGATCGCTGTTCAGGCTTCATTGACCGGGCACTTGGTATTCAGCACCCTTCATACCAATGATGCGGTTTCCGCCATCTCGCGGATGATAAATTTAGGGGTCCCCCCCTTTCTCCTCGCCTCCTCCTTGATCGGGGTGGTTGCCCAGCGATTGGTGCGGAAGGTTTGTCCCCATTGCAAAACGGAATATCGTCCGCCGAGGAAGATACTGCAGAACTTCAATCTGGATAAGAAGAATATCGATTTCAAGTTCTATCGAGGGAAAGGGTGTGAGTTTTGCAATAATACCGGATATTTTGGGAGAACCGCTATTGCCGAGATGCTCACCATTTCTCCCAGGATAAGGGATCTAATCCATGCGGGGGCATCGGATCACGCTATTAGGGAGGTGGCTCTATCTGAAGGGTTCGTTACCTTAACTGAGGATGGTATCGAAAAGGTGAAGAAGGGAGTAACCACTATCGAGGAAATATTCCGAGTTGTCGGAAAGAAAGAGGACCTGGTTACCATCTGTCCTAATTGTAAGCGGTCGGTGAGTGCCTCCTTTGAAGCCTGCCCCTTCTGTGGGGAACCGTTAGGAAATGTGTGTGAAAATTGTGGGAAAGCCCTCCATATAGAGTGGGTGGTCTGCCCTTATTGTGGAACCCCGGTGACCAAGAATACCCCTACCTGA
- a CDS encoding type II secretion system protein GspG, which translates to MRKNEHRLRERGATLIEVLVSVAIISILAIITIPLYREALDKAREGTTEASISYLAKALLLYQSDQSLFPITDRMEELKKALEKGNYLRVVPIRDAFGKPLRYFSFDGVNYYIFSDGIDGKPNTIDDIVFSNGIFLQDGLYKNQ; encoded by the coding sequence ATGAGGAAAAACGAGCATCGATTAAGGGAGCGGGGAGCAACCCTAATTGAGGTATTGGTCAGTGTGGCGATTATTTCCATCTTAGCTATAATAACCATCCCGCTTTATCGAGAGGCGTTGGATAAAGCACGGGAAGGAACGACGGAGGCGAGCATATCCTATTTGGCTAAAGCTCTTCTTCTCTACCAATCGGATCAGAGTCTCTTCCCTATTACCGATAGAATGGAGGAGTTGAAGAAAGCGCTGGAGAAAGGGAATTATTTAAGGGTGGTGCCGATAAGGGATGCTTTTGGAAAGCCTCTTCGTTATTTTTCCTTTGATGGAGTTAACTACTATATTTTCTCCGATGGAATAGATGGGAAACCGAACACGATCGATGACATTGTTTTTTCCAATGGGATCTTCCTTCAGGATGGTTTATACAAGAATCAATAG
- a CDS encoding B-box zinc finger protein, translating to MAKCSIHGKEIIAHCFKCGEPLCEDCVMKKVKGRYYCFRCAIEESLVNFEKEEKKIEKLRRERELYLKGKKKTVSRLRIAMFIMLGLAVAEGVFYSRLYLERKRSLNENYRQYINTNIDFINMALKNYSRLNNGEYPNKLSELIPQYLPEFKLSFLLSKELSYKKDRELGYLLSWTGSFGGRRAKIVVAKTGRIIDTLSTVGK from the coding sequence ATGGCTAAGTGTTCGATTCATGGGAAGGAGATAATTGCTCATTGCTTTAAATGTGGAGAGCCTCTATGTGAAGATTGTGTTATGAAGAAGGTAAAGGGGCGGTATTATTGTTTTAGATGCGCCATTGAGGAGTCGCTGGTCAATTTTGAGAAGGAAGAGAAGAAGATAGAGAAGCTTAGAAGAGAACGAGAACTTTATCTGAAGGGAAAGAAGAAGACAGTTTCCCGGTTAAGGATAGCGATGTTCATTATGCTTGGTTTGGCGGTGGCGGAGGGTGTTTTCTATAGTCGTCTTTACCTTGAGAGAAAGAGAAGTTTAAATGAGAATTATCGCCAATATATCAATACAAATATTGATTTTATAAATATGGCTCTCAAGAATTACAGCCGGCTTAATAATGGAGAATACCCCAATAAGCTCTCTGAGCTTATTCCCCAGTATCTGCCTGAATTCAAGCTTTCTTTCTTATTAAGTAAGGAGTTAAGCTATAAAAAAGACAGGGAATTGGGTTATCTTCTAAGCTGGACGGGAAGTTTTGGAGGGAGAAGAGCTAAGATCGTAGTTGCTAAGACAGGGAGGATAATAGATACACTTTCCACAGTGGGGAAATGA
- a CDS encoding CDP-alcohol phosphatidyltransferase family protein, with translation MKLYKIANALTLSRILILPLFLIFLMNSSLNSHYRLISYLLFIYFFLSDLVDGYLVRKGGERNYVGQFIDPLADKVFLGVSYIVLTTHWGRPPGIIVLIIAGRYIILGFLWFTAFFVSERSFFEFLRMENVLTTPTLLGKATTWGEVILLGSIVFNLPSFIRVPFYFLVPTFSIITGGNYLYLALDRIKNYQSASTEEEREALKRMNDFLRRWGIFKEKTGSSPLRE, from the coding sequence ATGAAGCTCTATAAGATAGCCAATGCCTTGACCTTGAGTAGGATCTTAATCCTCCCTCTGTTTCTCATTTTCCTTATGAATTCCTCTCTCAATTCTCACTATCGCTTGATCTCTTACCTCCTGTTCATCTACTTCTTCCTAAGCGATCTGGTGGATGGCTATCTGGTGAGAAAGGGCGGGGAGAGGAATTATGTAGGACAGTTCATCGACCCTCTGGCAGACAAGGTCTTTCTCGGGGTGAGCTATATTGTGCTCACTACCCATTGGGGGCGTCCTCCGGGCATAATCGTCCTCATCATCGCTGGAAGGTATATAATACTTGGCTTCCTATGGTTCACCGCTTTCTTCGTATCGGAGAGAAGCTTCTTCGAGTTCCTTCGGATGGAAAATGTACTTACTACCCCTACTCTATTGGGGAAAGCAACCACCTGGGGCGAGGTCATCCTCTTGGGAAGTATAGTATTCAATCTCCCCTCTTTCATCAGGGTCCCCTTCTATTTCCTCGTTCCCACCTTCTCCATCATTACCGGGGGGAATTACCTCTATCTCGCCTTAGATCGAATAAAAAACTATCAATCCGCCAGCACCGAAGAGGAGCGAGAAGCCCTCAAACGGATGAACGATTTTCTAAGACGATGGGGAATATTTAAGGAGAAGACGGGATCCTCTCCTCTAAGGGAATAA